The DNA segment CTTTGAAGCGGTTCGCGGAATGGATGGCATCCGCTCGGCCGAGATTGCCATTAACGGCAAGAGCATCCGGGTAGCAATAGCCCACGGCATTGCCAACGTACGCGACCTGCTGGAGGAAATAAAGCAGGCCAAGGCCGAGGGTAAGGAACCACCCTACCACTTCATCGAGGTTATGGCCTGTCGCGGCGGCTGTATTGCCGGCGGAGGCCAGCCCTACGGAACCCAGGACGATGTTCGCGAGAAGCGCATCGCCGGTATCTACCAGGATGACGAGAAGCAGACCATGCGCTGCTCGCATCAGAACCCGTTTATCCAGGAGGTCTACAAAAACTTTCTGGAGAAGCCCTGCAGCAAGAAGTCTCACGACCTGCTGCATACCCACTACACCAGTCGGCCGCTGTACACCAAATAGCGGCAGCAGCAGGCTGTTGTGCAACTGGGCTGCCCGGGTAAACCGGGCAGCTTTTTTTTTAGCCCTGCCCCTGCAGAATGAAACGCATGGTACCGGATCCGTTGCCATACGACAGATGCAGCTCCCGGTCCTGCAGGCGGAATGAATCTGCCCGGTTGACCGCCTGCAGATAGCGATCCGACAGGGAGTCCTCGGGACACATCGCCCTGGTAGCAGCTACCGGGGTAAGGTACAGACTGGTGCCGACCGTAAAATACCCGGCAGTGAACCTATTACAGTCGGCCTGACCGGACAGACGGCCATCTTCGGAAAATTCAAGGGTATATTCTGCGGGGTCATTTAGGACGATTCGCTCCCCCTCCCGGGTGCTCAGTTCTCGCAGCTGCCAGCGGCTGTGATCCAGCAGTATCGGCTGACCTTCCTGGAGCTGCAGTGTCAGCCCTTCGCTGGCAAAGGCACTGTTGTCGTTCCCGACCACAACCAGGCCATCAGCTCCCTGCTCTAACTGGACCCGGGTTGGCTGCGAATACTTCCGCGACTCGCTGCCCCACTGCCCGACCAGCTGCACCACCACACGCCCGTCATGCTGCTCCCAGCTGCCAAATTCCAGCACCGGCGGCTCGCCTGTACGCTGGTAATCATGCGACACCCTGACCTCGCCCTCGGGATACAGCGCCATGGTACGCAACCCCCCCGTTCCGGCGGCCGAGGCCTTCTGTTTGGCAGTAAAAACCCCTGTCGGGACGAATCGTTTCCCGGGAGTATCGCTGCCGCGCTGCACTGCGCAGCTGCCGGCGAACAGAAAAACCATGCTCCAGATCATCAGGTAGTTCATTGACAGCTTCATTCTTTGCCTTTCCTCGTCTTTTTGCTTAGGTTGTATGCAGAGCGGTTAGTTTCCTTGCGCACCGAAATCAATCGGTGACGCGAAATGCGCCGCTGGCTACATGGTATATACCCCGCTGCGGGGAGTATCGTTACAAAACAGGAGGAAAAATGCACACATCACGAACACTTGGAAAAACGGAACTGGCTATGCCCCCGG comes from the Spirochaeta africana DSM 8902 genome and includes:
- a CDS encoding META domain-containing protein, with the protein product MKLSMNYLMIWSMVFLFAGSCAVQRGSDTPGKRFVPTGVFTAKQKASAAGTGGLRTMALYPEGEVRVSHDYQRTGEPPVLEFGSWEQHDGRVVVQLVGQWGSESRKYSQPTRVQLEQGADGLVVVGNDNSAFASEGLTLQLQEGQPILLDHSRWQLRELSTREGERIVLNDPAEYTLEFSEDGRLSGQADCNRFTAGYFTVGTSLYLTPVAATRAMCPEDSLSDRYLQAVNRADSFRLQDRELHLSYGNGSGTMRFILQGQG